A single window of Stigmatopora nigra isolate UIUO_SnigA chromosome 20, RoL_Snig_1.1, whole genome shotgun sequence DNA harbors:
- the LOC144213341 gene encoding uncharacterized protein LOC144213341, producing MSARTQRSKLRGELFEVKKVHSTHEQSTVCYITQEKVVLHRLEGFRNDLSADGQESVGLEEEFELHQIKEEELEFPQQQMRDEQHPIKREEDHFTWSLGEFVKREDVLGMASGGAEPANTKTWPRIKQEEQEFPQKQIGEQLPIKKEEDHFTWSPGESVKRDYLGVASEGADSANASAWPQIKEKPEFPQQCKREDQPPIKNECVKCSTGESFKSEDDLGLANRGVELLNGSSTEGWRAENVISPLSDGNKLLEDDDEDVMKNPSGDKLCKCFQCGKTFEKKYSLKIHTRTHTGEKPFSCSVCGQRFTVKARLISHARTHTGEKPFSCSVCGQRFTVKASLTSHARIHTGEKPFSCSVCGQRFTEKGSLISHARIHTGEKPFSCSVCGQRFTVKASLTSHARIHTGEKPFSCSVCGQGFTKKGNLIIHARTHTGEKPFSCSVCGQRFTVNRTLISHARTHTGEKPFSCSACGQRFTEKGSLKKHVIIHTGEKPFACSVCGQRFTEKGILKKHVIIHTGEKPFSCSVCSKAFNRKEDLKIHVRTHTGEKPFSCSVCGQTFARKDKLGRHTRTHTGEKPFSCSVCGQTFARKDNLEGHTTTHTGEKPFSCSVCSKAFSKKDNLKTHTRTHTGEKPFSCSACGQRFTEKGSLKKHVIIHTGEKPFACSVCGQRFTEKGGLKKHVIIHTGGKPFSCSVCSKAFNTKENLKIHVRTHTGEKPFSCSVCGQRFTGKGNLFKHARTHTGEKPLSCSVCGKAFSQNGDLQRHTRTHTGEKPFACSVCGKAFSQNGDLQRHTRTHTGEKPFACSVCGQRFTEKGNLKRHVRTHTGEKPFSCSVCGQRFTGKANLFKHVRTHTG from the coding sequence gtttcagaaatgatcttagtgctgatgggcaggagtctgttggccttgaagaggaatttgagctccaccaaatcaaagaggaggagctagagttccctcaacaacaaatgagagacgagcaacatccaatcaaaagggaggaagatcatttcacctggtcacttggtgagttcGTGAAGAGGGAAGATGTTCTGGGCATGGCAAGTGGAGGGGCGGAACCTGCAAACACCAAGACATGGCCCCGAATTAAACAAGAGGAGCAAGAGTTCCCTCAAAAACAAATAggagagcaacttccaatcaaaaaggaggaagatcatttcacctggtcaccaggtgagtcTGTGAAAAGGGATTATCTGGGTGTGGCCAGCGAAGGGGCAGATTCTGCGAACgcctcagcatggccccaaattaaagagaagccagagttccctcaacagtgcaaaagagaagaccaacctccaatcaaaaacgaatgtgtcaaatgttcaactggggaatctttcaagagtgaagatgatctgggcctggccaacagaggggtggagcttctgaacggcagctcaacagaaggatggcgagcagaaaatgtaatttctcctttatcagatggcaacaagttgcttgaagatgatgatgaagatgttatgaaaaatcccagcggtgacaaactctgcaaatgctttcagtgtgggaaaacttttgagaaaaagtattctttgaaaatacacacaagaacccacacgggtgaaaaaccattttcatgctcagtttgtggtcaaagattcacagtgaaggcaagattaattagccatgcaagaacacacacaggtgaaaaaccattttcgtgttcagtttgtggtcaaagattcacagtgaaggcaagcttaactagccatgcaagaatacacacaggtgaaaaaccattttcgtgttcagtttgtggtcaacgattcacagagaagggaagcttaattagccatgcaagaatacacactggtgaaaaaccattttcgtgttcagtttgtggtcaaagattcacagtgaaggcaagcttaactagccatgcaagaatacacacaggtgaaaaaccattttcgtgttcagtttgtggtcaaggattcacaaagaagggaaacttaattaTCCATGCAAGGAcacatactggtgaaaaaccattttcatgttcagtttgtggtcaaagattcacagtgaacaGAAccttaattagtcatgcaagaacccacacaggtgaaaaaccattttcatgttcagcttgtggtcaaagattcacagagaagggaagcttaaaaaaacacgtaataatccacactggtgaaaaaccatttgcgtgctcagtttgtggtcaaagattcacagagaagggaatcttaaaaaaacacgtaataatccacactggtgaaaaaccattttcatgttcagtatgcagtaaagcctttaatAGAAAGGAAGACTTGAAAATCCacgtaagaacccacactggtgagaaaccattttcatgttcagtttgtggtcagacatttgcacggaaggataaattaggaagacacacaagaacccacactggtgaaaaaccattttcatgttcagtttgtggtcagacatttgcaCGGAAGGATAATTTAGAAGGACACACaacaacccacactggtgaaaaaccattttcatgttcagtttgcagtaaagccttttctaaaaaagacaacttaaaaacccacacaagaacccacacaggggaaaaaccattttcatgttcagcttgtggtcaaagattcacagagaagggaagcttaaaaaaacacgtaataatccacactggtgaaaaaccatttgcgtgctcagtttgtggtcaaagattcacagagaagggaggcttaaaaaaacacgtaataatccacactggtggaaaaccattttcatgttcagtatgcagtaaagcctttaatacaaaggaaaacttgaaaatccacgtaagaacccacactggtgagaaaccattttcgtgttcagtttgtggtcaaagattcacagggAAGGGAAACTTATTTaaacatgcaagaacacacacaggtgaaaagccattgtcgtgttcagtttgcggtaaagccttttctcaaaatggagacttacaaagacacacaagaacccacactggcgaaaaaccatttgcgtgctcagtttgcggtaaagccttttctcaaaatggagacttacaaagacacacaagaacccacactggcgaaaaaccatttgcgtgctcagtttgtggtcaaagattcacagagaagggaaacttaaaaagacacgtaagaacccacactggtgagaaaccatttt